One Sphingomonas limnosediminicola DNA segment encodes these proteins:
- a CDS encoding sensor histidine kinase, with translation MDKTAAWHEDHLRLAVKAACVALWSWHVDDDQFAMDERGFELWALPWSEQVTFEELSANIHPADRDRVRAAFNATRSVEGSYEIDFRVLVGEEVRWISARGQGADAGIVDGEMFGIFLDVTGRKQAEEGSELLAGEMSHRVKNLLSIAGGLTQLTGRSASSVAQMTGELTERLTALGRAHDIVRPLPGEQGKAALLGDLLSVLLAPYDETAAFSGRIRVAVPRMGIGERTASALAMVVHELATNSVKYGALSSAEGFLDLSSRTDGDRMCLFWAETGGPAIVGHPELTGFGSRLIARTVAGQLGGELTYDWQETGLVVTIAMRTEKLAA, from the coding sequence TTGGACAAAACTGCAGCGTGGCACGAGGATCACCTCCGGCTGGCGGTTAAGGCAGCTTGTGTCGCCCTGTGGTCCTGGCACGTCGACGATGATCAGTTCGCGATGGACGAGCGTGGCTTCGAACTCTGGGCCTTGCCATGGTCAGAGCAAGTGACTTTCGAGGAGCTTTCGGCAAACATTCACCCCGCCGACCGGGACAGGGTCCGTGCCGCGTTCAACGCAACGCGCTCGGTTGAGGGCTCCTACGAAATCGATTTCCGGGTTCTCGTTGGAGAGGAAGTCCGCTGGATCTCGGCCCGAGGGCAGGGAGCCGACGCAGGGATTGTCGATGGCGAGATGTTTGGCATCTTCCTCGACGTGACTGGTCGAAAGCAGGCCGAAGAGGGAAGCGAACTACTCGCCGGCGAGATGAGCCATCGCGTCAAGAATCTCTTGTCCATCGCTGGGGGGCTGACGCAGCTCACAGGACGATCCGCCTCTTCCGTGGCGCAGATGACTGGCGAACTGACTGAGCGGCTGACCGCGCTCGGCCGCGCTCACGACATCGTCCGACCGCTACCAGGAGAGCAAGGCAAGGCAGCGCTTCTTGGTGACCTTCTGTCGGTGTTGCTCGCTCCTTACGACGAAACGGCGGCCTTCTCCGGGCGTATCCGCGTCGCCGTTCCACGGATGGGCATCGGGGAGCGGACCGCCTCTGCTTTGGCGATGGTGGTTCACGAGCTGGCCACTAACTCGGTCAAGTACGGCGCGTTGTCCTCTGCCGAGGGGTTCTTGGATCTCTCAAGCCGCACGGACGGAGATAGGATGTGCTTGTTCTGGGCAGAGACTGGAGGACCCGCAATCGTCGGTCATCCAGAGCTGACAGGCTTTGGCAGCCGCCTGATCGCTCGAACCGTGGCGGGTCAGCTCGGTGGCGAACTCACCTATGACTGGCAGGAAACCGGCCTCGTCGTGACAATCGCGATGCGCACGGAGAAGTTGGCCGCCTAA
- a CDS encoding retropepsin-like aspartic protease family protein — MRELIFMIVAIGFLGSMASHVPSRRSSSSTQQIMVGNPPGDDASPKEQAPSPMDGSVQLQRDPNGHFYADVQINGTPVHMLVDTGATEIALSREDARSAGIATSIGMNDVVGEGADGSVHGEYVAIDRMSLGQKNAENMHAVVLNSGGQSLLGQSFLKQFASVEIHGDTMTLR; from the coding sequence ATGCGCGAGTTGATCTTCATGATTGTGGCGATCGGGTTCCTTGGCTCCATGGCGAGCCACGTCCCGTCGCGCCGGTCTTCGTCCTCGACCCAGCAGATCATGGTGGGCAATCCGCCGGGCGACGATGCGTCCCCCAAGGAGCAAGCCCCTTCACCTATGGACGGCAGCGTGCAGCTGCAGCGCGACCCGAATGGCCATTTCTACGCCGACGTGCAGATCAACGGGACGCCGGTGCATATGTTGGTCGACACGGGCGCAACCGAGATTGCGCTGTCGCGTGAGGACGCTCGCTCGGCGGGCATCGCGACCTCGATCGGCATGAACGACGTCGTCGGCGAAGGCGCCGATGGCAGCGTCCACGGCGAATATGTCGCGATCGACCGGATGAGCCTCGGCCAGAAGAACGCCGAGAACATGCACGCGGTAGTCCTCAACAGCGGCGGACAGTCGTTGCTCGGGCAGAGCTTCCTCAAACAGTTCGCGTCGGTAGAGATCCACGGCGACACGATGACGCTGCGCTAA
- a CDS encoding low affinity iron permease family protein, which translates to MHAKLDELLRSEEHASKDLAGIEELEWEELAALKRRLAESRATDTMSQEESK; encoded by the coding sequence ATGCACGCGAAACTCGATGAGCTGCTCAGGTCCGAGGAGCATGCCAGTAAAGACCTCGCGGGGATCGAAGAACTCGAGTGGGAGGAGCTCGCTGCACTGAAGCGACGGCTGGCGGAGTCCCGAGCGACCGACACAATGTCGCAAGAAGAGTCGAAATAG
- a CDS encoding murein L,D-transpeptidase catalytic domain family protein: MTLNRREMLRLGAMGAAGAFLSSSASSNALPSLVLPAQPLPRTPDPLAFVAQAPAGIDPQLFARAKAALDQHKIAPRDSMAIVDFSQPSGDPRFHVVDLMNGTVESHRVAHGRGSDPDHSGFVERFSNDFGSYASSNGTYVTGDYYDGKYGLSMKVRGLDWSNYNAEPRAIVIHNAWYAEDDMIPIHGKLGRSEGCFAMSRKSQYEVMRKLAGGRMIYADKLA; encoded by the coding sequence GTGACTTTGAATAGGCGGGAGATGTTGCGGCTTGGCGCCATGGGCGCGGCGGGGGCGTTTCTGTCGTCTTCCGCAAGCTCGAACGCTCTACCATCGCTCGTTCTTCCGGCTCAGCCGCTGCCGCGTACGCCTGATCCGCTGGCGTTTGTTGCTCAGGCTCCTGCCGGCATCGATCCGCAGCTGTTCGCCCGCGCGAAGGCCGCGCTCGACCAGCACAAGATTGCGCCGCGCGATTCGATGGCCATCGTCGATTTCTCGCAGCCGTCAGGCGATCCGCGTTTCCACGTCGTCGATCTCATGAACGGAACGGTTGAATCGCACCGTGTCGCACATGGCCGCGGCTCCGATCCCGATCACAGCGGCTTCGTCGAGCGTTTCTCGAACGACTTCGGCTCTTACGCCTCGTCGAACGGAACCTATGTCACGGGCGATTATTACGACGGCAAGTACGGCCTTTCGATGAAGGTCCGCGGCCTCGACTGGTCGAACTATAACGCTGAACCGCGCGCGATCGTCATCCACAACGCCTGGTATGCCGAGGACGACATGATTCCGATCCACGGCAAGCTTGGTCGCTCGGAAGGGTGCTTCGCGATGTCCCGCAAGAGCCAGTACGAAGTAATGCGCAAGCTCGCGGGCGGCCGCATGATCTACGCGGATAAGCTCGCTTAA
- the ykgO gene encoding type B 50S ribosomal protein L36, giving the protein MKIRNSLKSLKSRHRDCRVIRRRGRTYVINKTNRRFKARQG; this is encoded by the coding sequence ATGAAGATTCGCAATTCACTGAAGTCGCTTAAGTCGCGCCACCGGGACTGCCGTGTGATTCGTCGCCGTGGGCGCACCTACGTCATCAACAAGACGAACCGTCGCTTCAAGGCGCGCCAGGGCTAA
- the rpsU gene encoding 30S ribosomal protein S21 codes for MQIIVRDNNVEQALRALKKKLQREGVYREMKLRRHYEKPSEKRARERAAAIRRARKLERKRAEREGAR; via the coding sequence ATGCAAATCATCGTTCGCGACAATAATGTCGAGCAGGCGCTGCGCGCGCTCAAGAAGAAGCTGCAGCGCGAGGGCGTCTACCGCGAGATGAAGCTGCGCCGTCACTACGAGAAGCCGTCGGAAAAGCGCGCGCGAGAACGTGCCGCCGCCATCCGCCGCGCCCGCAAGCTCGAGCGCAAGCGCGCCGAGCGCGAAGGCGCCCGCTAA
- the aqpZ gene encoding aquaporin Z yields MHRRATAELLGTFWLVFGGCGSAVLAAAFPDVGIGLLGVALAFGLTVLTMAYAVGHISGAHFNPAVTVGLWAGGRFPARDILPYVLAQVAGAIVAAYVLYFIASGAPSFDLAQSGLAQNGFGDASPGHYSIAAALTIEVILTAGFLIVILGSTDGRAPAGFAPIAIGLALTLIHLVSIPVTNTSVNPARSTGPALVVGGLALQQLWLFWAAPIAGGILGGALHRILFARGENPDVAGDAGAQHR; encoded by the coding sequence ATGCACCGCCGCGCTACTGCCGAGCTTTTGGGCACTTTCTGGCTGGTGTTTGGAGGGTGCGGCAGTGCGGTCCTGGCCGCTGCGTTTCCCGACGTGGGCATCGGGCTGCTCGGCGTCGCGCTCGCTTTCGGCCTTACGGTGCTGACGATGGCCTATGCGGTGGGCCACATTTCCGGGGCGCATTTCAATCCTGCCGTAACGGTCGGGTTATGGGCCGGTGGCCGCTTCCCGGCGCGAGATATCCTTCCTTACGTCCTCGCGCAGGTCGCAGGAGCGATTGTCGCTGCGTATGTTCTCTATTTCATCGCGAGCGGCGCGCCGTCGTTCGACCTGGCGCAAAGTGGATTGGCACAGAACGGCTTCGGCGACGCCTCGCCCGGCCATTACTCGATCGCCGCAGCGCTCACGATCGAAGTGATACTCACCGCGGGGTTTCTAATTGTCATCCTCGGATCGACAGACGGCCGGGCGCCCGCCGGCTTCGCGCCGATTGCCATCGGGCTCGCACTCACCCTTATCCACCTGGTCAGCATTCCGGTGACCAACACGTCTGTGAATCCCGCCCGGAGCACCGGCCCGGCGCTGGTTGTCGGCGGACTGGCTTTGCAACAGCTGTGGCTCTTCTGGGCCGCGCCTATCGCGGGCGGAATTCTGGGAGGAGCGCTGCACCGCATCCTGTTCGCTCGCGGAGAAAACCCTGACGTGGCCGGAGACGCTGGCGCACAGCATCGCTGA
- a CDS encoding L,D-transpeptidase family protein, translating to MNGLMLPKAKGATALMLLAGVAAFASPAFAQVKTGLATQVKPVAPKPAASTPATSRGTQEAPVPGNPDYAPTPGAAVPPPPPPPLPPVVWDLVSAEDLLSYIQQVGKDGLNPADYDPAGLASAIQSGNPAVVSPIATDRFNRLSNDLALGHVRKPARIDWWIVDKDIDPAKQDALLRSVMAQHNLRQTLDGLLPTHPQYAALKAALEMTPATDTAKINRIRLNMDRWRWLPRDLGQKYIIVNVPGFHATLVENGVNRWKQRAIAGKLSTPTPQLNATAVGVILNPAWNVPKSIEKEAAGKKGFIPIKAPDGKRVLYWQQPPGPTNALGQVKFVMPNSKAIYLHDTNARSRFNDSTRALSHGCVRTQHILDLATELLGDDGGQWTPDKIQATLDSKKTVQANFVKPLPVYIVYFSAAALIDGKIVDYKDLYGRDSKAMAAMQMKDGGASLTPPKVKPEDQASVPAKPKKEVATRN from the coding sequence ATGAACGGGTTGATGCTGCCGAAGGCGAAAGGTGCGACTGCACTGATGTTGCTTGCGGGGGTTGCGGCGTTTGCGTCGCCGGCCTTCGCCCAAGTGAAGACGGGTCTCGCGACTCAGGTGAAGCCGGTGGCGCCCAAGCCCGCTGCTTCGACACCTGCGACCAGCCGGGGAACGCAAGAAGCGCCCGTGCCCGGCAATCCGGATTATGCGCCGACGCCCGGCGCGGCCGTTCCGCCACCTCCTCCGCCGCCTCTGCCGCCGGTCGTGTGGGACCTCGTGAGTGCGGAAGACCTCCTCTCTTACATCCAGCAAGTCGGGAAGGACGGACTGAACCCGGCCGACTACGATCCCGCCGGCCTCGCGTCCGCGATCCAGAGCGGCAATCCGGCAGTCGTTTCGCCGATCGCCACCGACCGCTTCAATCGCCTTTCGAACGACCTGGCGCTCGGCCACGTAAGGAAGCCCGCACGGATCGATTGGTGGATCGTCGACAAGGACATCGACCCCGCAAAGCAGGATGCGTTGCTGCGTTCGGTGATGGCGCAGCATAATCTGCGTCAGACGCTGGATGGCCTGTTGCCGACGCACCCGCAATATGCGGCCCTGAAGGCAGCGCTCGAGATGACGCCGGCCACCGACACGGCAAAGATCAACCGCATTCGGCTAAACATGGACCGCTGGCGCTGGCTGCCCCGCGACCTTGGGCAGAAGTATATCATCGTCAACGTCCCCGGCTTCCACGCGACGTTGGTCGAGAACGGCGTCAACCGCTGGAAGCAGCGCGCCATCGCCGGCAAGCTGTCGACCCCGACGCCGCAACTAAATGCGACGGCTGTTGGCGTAATCCTCAATCCGGCGTGGAACGTGCCCAAGAGCATTGAGAAGGAAGCCGCGGGCAAGAAGGGTTTCATCCCGATCAAAGCCCCGGACGGCAAACGCGTCCTTTACTGGCAGCAGCCGCCGGGACCGACGAATGCGCTCGGTCAGGTCAAGTTCGTGATGCCAAACTCCAAGGCGATCTACCTTCACGACACCAATGCGCGCAGCCGGTTCAATGATTCGACCCGCGCGCTGAGCCATGGGTGCGTTCGCACTCAGCACATTCTCGACCTCGCGACCGAGTTGCTTGGCGACGACGGCGGCCAGTGGACACCGGACAAGATCCAGGCGACGCTCGACAGCAAGAAAACGGTGCAGGCGAACTTCGTGAAGCCCCTTCCCGTCTACATCGTCTACTTCAGCGCCGCCGCGCTGATCGACGGCAAGATCGTCGACTACAAGGACCTGTACGGCCGCGACTCAAAGGCGATGGCAGCGATGCAGATGAAGGACGGTGGAGCGAGCCTCACGCCGCCCAAGGTCAAGCCGGAAGATCAGGCTAGTGTTCCGGCGAAGCCCAAGAAGGAAGTCGCGACCCGTAATTAG
- a CDS encoding PilZ domain-containing protein has product MSDVMLFQRAAPSFAAGLAKRGHHIVYRANESNHCPGCGRSQWYIGRISAECGFCGTAVPLAETYRQEASLPKARSTKPAPSADLRRHPRMSANGRKLQLLIDGSPTKFALHNISEGGAMGDSVTELVPGAQVHVRFEGGILVPAEVKWAEDGLVGLAFINPVILDRSKAPRN; this is encoded by the coding sequence ATGTCGGATGTGATGTTGTTCCAACGGGCGGCGCCATCCTTCGCGGCGGGCCTCGCGAAGCGCGGGCATCACATTGTCTACCGCGCCAACGAATCGAACCACTGCCCGGGCTGCGGCCGCTCGCAATGGTATATCGGGCGGATCAGCGCCGAGTGCGGCTTCTGTGGCACCGCTGTGCCGCTCGCGGAAACCTATCGCCAGGAAGCTTCGCTGCCCAAGGCGCGTTCGACCAAGCCGGCGCCTTCCGCCGACCTGCGCCGCCACCCCCGAATGTCAGCAAACGGCCGGAAGCTCCAGCTCTTGATCGACGGGTCGCCGACCAAGTTTGCGCTTCACAACATCTCCGAAGGCGGCGCGATGGGCGACAGCGTTACCGAACTGGTGCCCGGCGCGCAGGTGCACGTCCGCTTCGAAGGCGGGATCCTCGTCCCGGCCGAAGTGAAGTGGGCGGAAGACGGCCTCGTCGGGCTGGCGTTCATCAACCCCGTCATCCTCGACCGCTCGAAAGCGCCGCGAAACTAA
- the purT gene encoding formate-dependent phosphoribosylglycinamide formyltransferase produces MYTATLMLLGSGELGREFAIAAKRLGCRMIACDRYENAPAMQVSDASEVFSMLDGKALRAAVEKHKPDVIVPEIEAIDTATLAELEKEGWRVAPSAKAVQLTMNRDGIREFAARELGLLTSNYRFAESREEAIAASQEVGVPCIVKPVMSSSGKGQSTAKKLEEVGPAWDYAVENMRGDRPRVIVEEFIKFDSEITLLTVATKDGVIFCAPIGHRQEAGDYRESWQPAGIPQEALHSARFQARKVVDALGGHGIFGVEFFVRGDQAIFSELSPRPHDTGMVTLISQFPNQFELHLRAILGLPIPSIELIAPSASAVILATEESETVSYEGLDDALALGSPRHPVDLRIFAKPKTLKNRRMGIAIARSDNAEEAVGRAKAAASRVKIRYKS; encoded by the coding sequence ATGTACACCGCCACCTTGATGCTTTTGGGTTCCGGAGAACTTGGCCGAGAATTCGCGATAGCCGCCAAGCGGCTTGGCTGCCGGATGATCGCCTGCGACCGCTACGAAAATGCTCCGGCGATGCAGGTGTCAGACGCGTCTGAGGTCTTCTCCATGCTCGACGGCAAGGCGCTTCGGGCTGCGGTCGAGAAGCACAAGCCGGACGTCATCGTTCCGGAGATCGAGGCGATCGATACGGCCACCCTCGCCGAGCTCGAAAAGGAAGGATGGCGGGTCGCCCCGTCGGCTAAGGCGGTGCAGCTAACCATGAACCGCGACGGCATCCGCGAATTTGCCGCCCGCGAGCTTGGGTTGCTTACATCCAATTACCGCTTCGCCGAAAGCCGCGAGGAAGCGATTGCCGCCTCCCAGGAAGTCGGCGTTCCCTGCATCGTGAAGCCTGTGATGTCGAGTTCGGGCAAGGGCCAGAGCACCGCGAAGAAGCTCGAGGAAGTCGGCCCGGCCTGGGATTACGCGGTCGAGAACATGCGCGGCGATCGGCCGCGCGTCATCGTCGAGGAATTCATCAAGTTCGACAGCGAGATTACGCTTCTCACGGTCGCGACGAAGGACGGCGTCATTTTCTGCGCGCCTATCGGCCATCGCCAGGAGGCCGGCGACTATCGCGAGAGCTGGCAACCCGCCGGCATCCCGCAGGAAGCGCTCCATTCCGCCCGCTTCCAGGCGCGAAAAGTGGTCGATGCGCTCGGCGGCCATGGCATTTTCGGCGTCGAATTTTTCGTTCGCGGAGACCAGGCAATTTTCTCTGAGCTAAGCCCGCGCCCGCACGATACCGGCATGGTCACCCTGATTTCGCAATTTCCGAACCAGTTCGAGCTGCACCTGCGCGCGATTCTCGGCCTGCCGATCCCGTCGATCGAGCTGATCGCTCCCTCCGCGTCGGCCGTTATCCTCGCCACCGAGGAGAGCGAAACCGTTTCCTATGAAGGTCTCGACGACGCGCTGGCGCTCGGCTCACCGCGCCATCCCGTGGATTTGCGCATCTTCGCCAAGCCCAAGACACTCAAGAATCGCCGGATGGGCATCGCGATCGCCCGCAGCGATAATGCGGAAGAGGCGGTCGGCCGTGCCAAGGCTGCAGCCTCGCGGGTCAAAATTCGTTATAAGTCCTGA
- the galE gene encoding UDP-glucose 4-epimerase GalE, translating to MSKVPVLVTGGAGYIGSHAMLALKDAGWSVSVIDNLSNGVREAVPEDVPFYEGSIADQALVKRIFAEQGIQAIMHFAGSIVVPESVEKPLFYHWNNTIATHALLSAAVEAGIKHILFSSTAAVYGAPETVPVDEDSPKEPINPYGASKLMTERMLADASAAYDFNYGALRYFNVAGANPQRRSGQQGKGSTHLIKVAVETAVGLRDHISVYGTDYDTPDGTCIRDYIHVSDLAAAHVAALEWLIAHPDENLTVNCGYGRGLSVLEVLDAVDRLTNQPIKRVMEGRRAGDPPALVSANQRILKTLEWHPQYQEIDRIVGDALEWERILKARRGL from the coding sequence ATGAGCAAGGTCCCCGTACTCGTCACCGGCGGCGCCGGTTATATCGGTAGTCATGCGATGCTCGCGTTGAAGGATGCGGGCTGGAGTGTTTCGGTCATCGACAATCTTTCGAACGGCGTGCGCGAGGCGGTGCCGGAAGACGTCCCATTCTACGAGGGATCGATCGCCGACCAGGCGCTGGTGAAGCGCATCTTCGCCGAGCAGGGCATCCAAGCGATCATGCATTTCGCGGGATCGATCGTCGTTCCGGAATCGGTCGAGAAGCCGCTCTTTTATCACTGGAACAACACGATCGCGACGCACGCGCTGCTGAGCGCGGCGGTCGAAGCGGGCATCAAGCACATCCTCTTTTCGTCGACTGCGGCAGTGTACGGCGCTCCCGAAACGGTCCCGGTCGACGAGGATTCGCCCAAGGAGCCGATCAATCCCTACGGCGCGTCGAAGTTGATGACCGAGCGCATGCTCGCCGATGCGTCGGCGGCCTATGACTTCAACTATGGCGCGCTCCGCTATTTCAACGTCGCCGGCGCCAACCCGCAGCGGCGTAGCGGGCAGCAAGGCAAGGGATCGACCCACCTGATCAAGGTCGCGGTGGAGACGGCGGTCGGCCTGCGCGACCATATCTCCGTCTATGGCACCGACTATGACACGCCCGACGGCACCTGCATTCGCGACTACATCCACGTAAGCGACCTCGCGGCGGCGCATGTCGCGGCGCTGGAATGGCTGATCGCTCATCCCGATGAGAATCTGACGGTCAATTGCGGCTACGGACGCGGGCTGTCGGTGCTCGAAGTGCTCGACGCGGTCGACCGTTTGACCAACCAGCCGATCAAGCGCGTGATGGAAGGCCGCCGCGCAGGCGACCCGCCGGCGCTCGTGTCCGCCAACCAGCGCATTCTCAAAACGCTTGAATGGCACCCGCAATACCAGGAGATCGACCGTATCGTCGGCGATGCGCTGGAGTGGGAGCGGATATTGAAGGCGCGGCGCGGACTTTAA
- a CDS encoding PEPxxWA-CTERM sorting domain-containing protein: MLTAGDHSITGSTLLSGLGSGAAFFIVRAVPEPGTWMMMLFGFGAIGLMLRRSRKTIAQLA; encoded by the coding sequence TTGCTGACGGCTGGCGATCACTCGATCACCGGGTCAACGCTGCTGTCCGGACTTGGGAGTGGTGCGGCCTTCTTTATCGTTCGCGCGGTTCCGGAGCCGGGCACCTGGATGATGATGCTGTTTGGCTTCGGCGCCATTGGCCTCATGCTGCGCCGCAGTCGCAAGACGATCGCTCAGCTGGCGTAG
- a CDS encoding PilZ domain-containing protein yields MIRARIAEDETDRRSQLRLPVELEVKMRELGANGVEANVLNISERGFMAESDAAFEVGSRVWLILPGRDRANAVVKWTAGDKLGAEFSEPITLGDYGIPAHG; encoded by the coding sequence ATGATCAGGGCGCGCATCGCCGAGGACGAAACGGATCGGCGCAGCCAGCTGCGGCTCCCGGTCGAACTCGAGGTGAAGATGCGAGAGCTTGGCGCCAATGGTGTCGAAGCCAACGTGCTGAATATTTCCGAGCGCGGCTTCATGGCTGAGTCTGACGCAGCGTTCGAGGTCGGATCGCGCGTTTGGCTGATACTCCCCGGCCGGGACCGCGCCAATGCCGTCGTCAAATGGACGGCCGGCGACAAGCTCGGCGCCGAATTCTCCGAGCCGATCACGCTCGGCGACTATGGAATCCCCGCGCACGGCTGA
- a CDS encoding PilZ domain-containing protein, which translates to MASSFILDGSMIPRSEKRTIDERTELRAPASSSTGVLEFRGRKHVVRLINVSRSGAMVLFPHTPNIGERLALQLLDHGVVSAQVRWVRAGRIGLSFASPRE; encoded by the coding sequence GTGGCATCCAGTTTCATTCTCGACGGATCGATGATCCCGCGCTCCGAGAAGCGCACAATCGACGAGCGCACCGAACTGCGCGCGCCGGCGTCGTCGAGCACGGGTGTCCTCGAATTTCGCGGCCGCAAGCACGTCGTCCGACTCATCAACGTGTCGCGATCAGGCGCCATGGTGCTTTTTCCCCACACCCCAAACATCGGTGAACGGCTGGCACTGCAATTGCTTGACCATGGGGTCGTGTCCGCACAGGTGCGCTGGGTTCGCGCGGGCCGCATCGGCCTGTCCTTCGCGTCGCCGCGGGAGTAA
- a CDS encoding ion channel — MALEIIYFLLGLTLAGLTLRDVFDTVVVPGGSRTSLRVAHRLVVLLLPLWKAMRGRRRGLSTTFAPFVLVACFITWMGLLAIAFGLMNYALRHDFQPPLRGIGDAVYLAGSSLVTVGLSKLNPAGNARWVILGAGFCGLAVMTMAVTYLLEVQSSIARRDTGIIKLNTSAGEPPSAITLLERFAAINNRQAIRELLEEGRNWCATVRQSHTTHPSLIYFQSVGTGAGWPAALGALLDAALYFELCLDEPDLFGPAVLLNQDGTRMARELAAVISIPPKEGVSEGPGQLREAAERLSLAGYPVRADCDYAAMAARRAEYRACVEALAEHLGKPPASLIGGPAAA, encoded by the coding sequence ATGGCGCTGGAAATCATCTACTTCCTTCTTGGCCTGACACTCGCCGGACTGACGCTGCGCGACGTGTTCGATACCGTCGTCGTGCCGGGTGGAAGCCGGACCTCGCTGCGCGTCGCGCATCGGCTTGTCGTCCTACTGCTGCCGCTGTGGAAAGCGATGCGCGGCAGGCGCCGCGGTCTCTCCACAACGTTCGCGCCCTTCGTCCTGGTTGCGTGCTTCATTACCTGGATGGGCCTGCTGGCGATCGCCTTCGGCCTGATGAACTATGCGTTGCGCCACGATTTCCAGCCGCCCCTGCGTGGTATTGGCGACGCCGTTTATCTCGCTGGCAGCTCTTTGGTCACTGTCGGCCTCAGCAAGCTAAATCCCGCAGGTAACGCGCGCTGGGTGATTCTCGGCGCCGGCTTCTGCGGTCTTGCCGTGATGACCATGGCAGTCACCTATCTGCTTGAGGTGCAAAGCAGCATCGCCCGGCGCGATACCGGCATCATCAAGCTCAACACATCTGCGGGAGAGCCGCCTTCTGCCATCACCCTGCTCGAGCGATTTGCGGCGATCAATAATCGTCAGGCCATTCGTGAGCTGCTGGAGGAGGGGCGCAACTGGTGCGCCACCGTCCGGCAAAGCCATACCACCCATCCTTCGCTCATCTACTTCCAGTCGGTCGGGACCGGCGCCGGCTGGCCCGCCGCGCTGGGAGCCCTGCTGGATGCCGCATTGTACTTCGAGCTTTGCCTCGACGAGCCGGACCTGTTCGGTCCGGCGGTCCTGCTCAACCAGGACGGCACGAGGATGGCTCGCGAACTGGCGGCAGTCATATCGATCCCCCCGAAGGAGGGCGTGTCCGAAGGCCCAGGACAACTCCGCGAAGCTGCCGAACGGCTCTCGCTTGCTGGCTACCCTGTCCGCGCCGACTGCGATTATGCTGCCATGGCCGCGCGCCGAGCCGAATATCGTGCCTGCGTCGAAGCGCTCGCCGAGCATCTCGGCAAGCCGCCAGCCTCGCTAATTGGTGGACCGGCCGCGGCTTAG
- a CDS encoding peptidylprolyl isomerase: MRSLLLLASAALLIGAAPAKKKLLTPTDVVTSSPASAWKTIPADDLLVMDLANGGRVVVQLAPRFAPVHVANIRALARANYWDDASVYRVQDNYVAQLGQNESEKPWPAGVQPKPPEEYMRPTKGLAITPLGSPDAYAPNAGFADGWPVGYSPKAGWATLAHCYATVGVGRNLSPDTGTGGELYAIIGNATRHMDRNIAVVGRVIDGIEKLSSLPRGTEALGFYKDKAQYMPIAKLRLASQIAPGERPSYEYMDTGSASFAQYLHIRANRHDDFYIRPAGGVDLCNVQVPVRKKTA, encoded by the coding sequence ATGCGTTCACTGCTTTTGTTGGCTTCGGCGGCCCTGCTGATCGGCGCTGCCCCGGCGAAGAAGAAGCTGCTGACGCCTACCGACGTCGTGACGTCGTCTCCTGCAAGCGCGTGGAAGACGATCCCGGCCGACGACCTGCTCGTCATGGATCTCGCCAATGGCGGAAGAGTGGTCGTACAGCTCGCGCCGCGCTTTGCGCCGGTTCACGTGGCAAACATCCGGGCGCTTGCCCGCGCGAACTATTGGGACGACGCGTCCGTCTACCGCGTGCAGGACAATTACGTTGCGCAATTGGGCCAGAACGAGAGCGAGAAGCCGTGGCCGGCGGGCGTCCAGCCCAAGCCGCCGGAAGAATATATGCGACCGACAAAGGGCCTGGCGATCACCCCGCTGGGCTCTCCTGACGCCTATGCGCCAAATGCCGGTTTCGCCGATGGCTGGCCGGTTGGGTATAGCCCGAAGGCGGGCTGGGCGACGCTTGCACACTGCTATGCAACCGTGGGGGTAGGCCGAAATCTGTCGCCGGACACAGGGACGGGCGGCGAGCTCTACGCAATCATCGGCAACGCAACGCGCCATATGGACCGCAATATCGCGGTCGTCGGCCGGGTCATCGACGGGATCGAAAAGCTGAGCTCACTTCCGCGTGGGACCGAGGCACTCGGCTTCTACAAGGACAAGGCGCAATATATGCCGATCGCCAAGCTGCGCCTGGCGAGCCAGATCGCGCCCGGAGAGCGACCTTCCTACGAATATATGGATACAGGGAGCGCGAGCTTTGCGCAGTACCTGCATATCCGCGCCAACCGCCACGACGACTTCTACATCCGGCCCGCGGGCGGCGTCGACCTCTGCAACGTGCAGGTCCCAGTACGGAAAAAGACCGCCTAA